A region from the Helicoverpa armigera isolate CAAS_96S chromosome 6, ASM3070526v1, whole genome shotgun sequence genome encodes:
- the LOC110373124 gene encoding BRCA2-interacting transcriptional repressor EMSY — MWPMLLNMTRDECRLTLRRLELEAYSNMISVFRAQGALEDNRKKLLEELRAVLHISNDRHSAEARRVSNDELLATIADQLAGPNTGLAWISEGRRRVPLMPRGIAQTIYTEIADKAAEVAAAENKEIQKRLEAEKLIAPKSNEEEMPDAEGQTAESALTSNDTMDETMYPPVAMEDQTTKIWETELVSRKRKVPESGAIPDDASTPVKNMRNIPVNNNQKHLNLSQLYSKFSQPATSKPSGQSKHSYNQVSKVSTSKPSQGHGPRATPHKRSHKSAKGAHSVLSKSQMKKQEMPGSPNKQYNPTSIQMEYSGPPNTFQASYAQSILGSKSKPDYMDELKPKVLSSPGMVTDSPTMQLLTQPATVPHELEVSENPHPDDPASLQAQSTPVTNKVISGKPCQLIIKNRGEITTDKKVQKMSELKLLQKPAESIKLLSNRQVVVAPSSAQKGLNPSGKLVTTKVIGSLPKPRHPSTPLMTEKMIVVSKPASENKSMPNSKVIITSAVSTPHKENPTSTNSISNKLTETLTPKGIPATDLRVSAKAVVLNPKSGQKMVVLPAKARTKSGNEGQIPLIHFKGIPTAMKLVPVSSQSVTQVTKSPAMTVMSKPTTVSSIPSNAKIVGVEPIKTANLADIVPVKGLAPVTTPKISNPIVRPSSAKGSVIVVQKGTTIGKALTFAKNGNDMSKVIMGKNVNQLLQASKSEQAEAAKCAGNVIVLELNNEQTGRTTTMSEILDSRGSNAPRTSDDSKKLSQITADTPVLFDNQITEETCNASSLDSTAESIGEMVPIEDTSLSLIEKDDGKSNYTKESEGGKDSSSVTDWEMELDTVSRKGKDEDKLNSLHLDLGMSSDSDSEYITTHKSKKHSAQESMQRATPSGESSEMFSSSSAMSLATRTLLSQLQDDGSSSNDSSFALKTKLDKLKENDSKLDKSESEALTKAKEKLSEKVAEAKSMQKRIDIYSTAITTSDINLDSFSYLDEGDMMAGDDVFAVDAKREPRRADTLDDQLSRLLGEDSANSTDSQTVSETMPLNK, encoded by the exons ATGTGGCCCATGCTCCTTAATATGACGCGCGACGAATGTCGCCTCACGCTCCGCAGACTCG AATTGGAAGCCTACTCGAATATGATCAGTGTGTTTAGAGCACAAGGAGCATTGGAAGACAACAGAAAAAAGCTACTGGAGGAACTGCGCGCCGTTTTGCATATAAGCAATGATCGGCATAGCGCTGAGGCGCGCCGCGTGTCTAATGATGAATTATTAGCTACAATTGCTGATCA GTTAGCAGGCCCAAACACAGGGTTAGCATGGATCAGCGAGGGTCGCAGGCGGGTGCCACTGATGCCCCGGGGCATAGCACAGACTATTTACACAGAAATCGCTGATAAAGCTGCGGAAGTTGCCGCAGCTGAAAATAAGGAAATCCAGAAGAGGCTGGAAGCTGAAAAACTCATTGCTCCAAAGTCTAATGAGGAAGAGATGCCAGATGCTGAGGGTCAAACTGCAGAGAGTGCCCTCACATCTAATGACACCATGGATGAGACCATGTACCCTCCTGTGGCCATGGAAGATCAGACAACTAAA ATTTGGGAAACTGAACTTGTGAGTCGAAAACGGAAAGTTCCTGAAAGTGGTGCAATACCAGACGATGCCAGCACTCCTGTCAAAAACATGAGAAACATACCTGTCAACAACAACCAAAAGCATTTGAATTTATCACAGCTGTACTCAAAATTCTCACAACCAGCAACAA GTAAACCGTCAGGCCAGTCAAAACACTCATATAACCAAGTAAGCAAAGTATCAACCAGTAAACCGAGTCAAGGTCACGGGCCGCGCGCCACACCACACAAGAGATCACACAAAAGTGCCAAGGGTGCACATAGTGTTCTATCTAAATCACAAATGAAAAAACAAGAAATGCCAGGTTCCCCTAACAAACAGTACAATCCAACTTCAATACAAATGGAGTATTCAGGGCCCCCTAACACCTTTCAAGCTAGTTATGCTCAATCTATATTAGGTAGTAAGTCGAAACCAGACTACATGGACGAATTGAAGCCTAAAGTGTTGTCTTCCCCGGGGATGGTGACGGACTCGCCCACCATGCAGCTGTTGACGCAGCCCGCCACAGTGCCGCACGAGCTCGAGGTGTCGGAGAACCCGCACCCCGACGACCCCGCGTCGCTGCAGGCGCAGAGCACCCCCGTCACCAATAAGGTCATATCCGGGAAACCTTGCCAACTTATCATAAAAAATCGCGGCGAAATCACCACAgacaaaaaagtacaaaaaatgtCTGAACTAAAACTATTACAAAAACCCGCTGAAAGTATAAAACTCTTGTCCAACAGACAAGTAGTCGTAGCGCCCAGTTCCGCTCAGAAAGGATTAAACCCTTCGGGTAAACTAGTGACTACGAAAGTGATCGGATCGTTGCCGAAACCGCGACATCCTAGCACGCCTCTTATGACTGAAAAAATGATCGTTGTTTCTAAACCTGCGTCAGAAAACAAAAGCATGCCCAACTCTAAAGTAATAATCACTTCGGCCGTGAGCACGCCGCACAAGGAGAACCCAACTAGTACAAACAGCATAtcaaacaaattaactgaaacaCTTACACCTAAGGGCATTCCCGCCACTGATTTAAGAGTATCTGCGAAAGCAGTCGTTTTGAATCCTAAATCAGGGCAAAAGATGGTTGTGTTACCTGCAAAGGCTCGAACGAAATCGGGAAACGAAGGGCAAATCCCACTAATACATTTCAAGGGTATACCCACTGCTATGAAGTTAGTACCAGTGAGCTCCCAATCCGTCACACAAGTCACAAAATCGCCAGCTATGACTGTTATGTCTAAACCTACAACAGTTAGCTCAATACCATCTAACGCTAAAATCGTTGGCGTAGAGCCAATTAAAACCGCTAACTTAGCGGATATTGTTCCCGTTAAGGGTTTGGCGCCGGTAACTACTCCTAAAATTTCGAACCCTATCGTTCGACCATCTAGTGCGAAAGGCAGTGTTATTGTAGTACAGAAGGGTACGACGATAGGTAAAGCCTTAACATTTGCCAAAAATGGGAACGACATGTCTAAAGTTATAATGGGTAAAAATGTTAATCAACTTTTGCAAGCATCAAAATCAGAACAAGCCGAAGCCGCCAAGTGCGCAGGCAATGTTATCGTACTAGAGTTGAACAACGAACAGACCGGCCGCACTACCACCATGTCAGAGATATTAGATAGTCGCGGGAGCAACGCACCGCGCACTTCCGATGACTCCAAAAAGTTATCTCAAATAACCGCAGACACACCAGTGTTGTTCGATAACCAAATAACAGAAGAGACTTGCAATGCAAGCAGCTTAGACTCCACTGCCGAGAGCATAGGAGAAATGGTACCCATTGAGGATACCAGTTTGTCACTCATCGAGAAAGATGACGGCAAATCAAATTACACAAAAGAATCGGAAGGTGGCAAAGATTCGTCGAGCGTCACCGACTGGGAAATGGAACTGGACACGGTATCAAGGAAGGGGAAAGATGAAGATAAATTAAACTCCTTACACCTAGACTTGGGCATGTCCAGTGACAGCGACAGTGAATACATCACCACTCACAAATCAAAAAAACACTCAGCACAGGAAAGCATGCAACGGGCGACACCAAGCG GTGAGAGCAGCGAAATGTTCAGCAGTTCGAGCGCAATGTCCCTCGCGACGCGAACCTTACTCAGCCAGCTGCAAGACGATGGTTCGTCAAGTAACGATTCGTCGTTCGCTCTTAAAACTAAATTAGATAAGCTAAAAGAGAACGATTCTAAGCTGGATAAATCAGAATCAGAAGCGCTCACGAAGGCGAAAGAGAAACTTTCTGAGAAAGTAGCCGAAGCTAAGTCGATGCAGAAGAGAATAGACATTTACAGCACTGCAATCACGACTTCAGACATAAACTTAGACTCGTTCTCGTATCTGGACGAGGGCGACATGATGGCGGGCGACGACGTGTTCGCCGTGGACGCCAAGCGCGAGCCGCGCCGCGCCGACACGCTGGACGACCAGCTCAGTCGACTGTTAGGCGAAGACTCCGCTAACTCGACTGACTCACAAACTGTAAGTGAAACTAtgcctttaaataaataa
- the LOC110373147 gene encoding centromere protein I, with amino-acid sequence MADVDEIIDYIKSLKKGFDKDLFQNKIDELAYAVDTSGLQYNDFHTLFKVWLNLSIPKTKWVNLGACIVPPDSVDDRTVEYALSWILSNYEDQSSFTRIAFLLDWLTAAMECECIDMDTLEIGYDVFYVSLSYEVLSPHAMKLVYTLTKPIDVTRRRVLELLDYARKRETKKTLYKQLQVLLGLFKSYKPECVPEDVPAISVHTAFKKVHTDLLARFKRNQENRNTLRKEKHHLTWNNPINSERGRNKKAEPLVPNMEFFSIGSKQYASDKEREFLDFTDPVSVLQCGLQSSASRPARVRALLCNATGVALLAVASHDEQELLSHDLHHLLNNCFLSVSPHTYIQKQDLLHRLAILQQTLMQGIPVITRFLAQYLPLWNEKDYFAEILQLVEWVSSDSPQQLPSILESLTKIYHRAQPLEQCAILNSFNHMYSNLVYCSTRPRLHFMGISPPAESYSSILKMVATAISDMCNKELQVNPDDMTVLHSSVHSAMCRARSSAVPRATAPLCAAPALALALPLLACSAALLDSVAGLMILYKNIISTMKKSNTITNDGEFENQMQILQAYTTDLVNCVYSEEFLSARKQGFVFNKMHPQLVGKLASLMPDVDSKLSIRNSIAFAPYTYVQLDAIDHRDADNKLWFNAVVGQEFTNLSRFLKKVVTELRYQ; translated from the exons ATGGCAGACGTAGATGAGATTATTGATTATATAAAGTCACTAAAGAAAGGGTTTGACAAAGATCTATTTCAGAATAAAATTGATGAACTAGCTTACGCAGTTGATACAAGTGGTTTACAATACAATGATTTCCATACTTTGTTTAAAGTTTGGTTGAATTTATCTATTC CGAAAACAAAATGGGTGAATTTGGGTGCCTGCATTGTACCCCCAGACAGTGTTGACGATCGTACCGTGGAATATGCTCTGAGTTGGATACTATCTAATTACGAAGACCAGTCGAGCTTCACACGGATAGCATTTTTACTTGACTGGCTCACAG CTGCCATGGAATGTGAATGTATTGATATGGACACTCTGGAAATTGGATATGATGTTTTCTATGTCAGTTTGTCTTATGAAGTTCtt TCACCGCATGCAATGAAGCTTGTGTATACCCTCACAAAACCAATTGATGTCACTAGAAGGAGGGTCCTTGAATTACTTGACTATGCCAGGAAAAGAGAGACTAAAAAG ACTTTGTACAAGCAACTACAGGTCCTTCTAGGACTATTCAAGTCATACAAACCAGAATGTGTTCCTGAAGATGTACCAGCCATCTCTGTACATACAGCCTTCAAAAAGGTCCATACTGACCTCCTTGCTAGATTCAAGAGGAACCAG gaaAACAGAAACACATTGCGCAAGGAAAAGCATCATTTGACATGGAATAATCCTATTAATTCA GAGCGTGGAAGAAATAAGAAAGCAGAGCCATTGGTTCCAAATATGGAGTTTTTCAGTATTGGCTCTAAACAGTATGCAAGTGACAAGGAAAGAGAATTCCTGGATTTTACAGA TCCGGTATCAGTGCTTCAATGCGGCTTGCAAAGTTCGGCGTCTCGTCCGGCGCGGGTCCGCGCGCTGCTGTGCAACGCGACGGGCGTGGCGCTGCTGGCGGTCGCCTCGCATGACGAACAGGAACTCTTGTCACATGATTTACATCATCTACTTAATAACT GTTTCCTCAGCGTCTCACCTCACACGTATATACAGAAGCAAGACCTACTACATCGGCTTGCTATACTGCAGCAAACACTGATGCAAGGCATACCTGTCATCACCAGGTTCTTGGCGCAGTACCTGCCCTTGTGGAACGAAAAGGATTATTTTGCTGAG ATATTGCAGCTAGTGGAGTGGGTGAGCTCGGATAGTCCGCAGCAGTTGCCGAGTATCCTGGAGTCTCTCACCAAGATATACCATCGAGCCCAGCCCCTAGAGCAGTGTGCTATACTCAACAGCTTCAACCATATGTACTCTAATCTC GTATACTGCAGTACTAGACCTCGCCTGCACTTCATGGGCATTTCACCGCCAGCTGAGAGTTACAGCTCCATATTGAAGATGGTGGCAACGGCTATCAGTGACATGTGTAACAAGGAGTTACAAGTTAATCCAG ACGACATGACAGTGCTGCACAGCTCGGTGCACAGCGCCATGTGCCGCGCGCGCAGCAGCGCCGTCCCCCGCGCCACCGCGCCGCTGTGCGCGGCGCCGGCGCTCGCCCTCGCGCTGCCGCTGCTGGCCTGCTCCGCCGCGCTACTAGATAGTGTCGCCGGACTCATGATACT gtacaaaaatataatctcaACCATGAAAAAATCGAACACGATAACCAACGATGGAGAATTCGAAAATCAAATGCAGATTCTCCAAGCGTACACAACGGACCTCGTCAACTGTGTGTACAGTGAAGAATTTCTCAGCGCCAGAAAACAAGGCTTTGTGTTCAATAAAATGCATCCACAGCTAGTTGGCAAACTAGCTTCGTTAATGCCTGATGTAGATTCTAAATTAAGTATAAGAAACAGTATTGCTTTTGCCCCCTACACTTATGTACAGTTGGACGCTATAGATCATCGGGATGCGGACAACAAATTATGGTTCAATGCCGTCGTTGGTCAAGAGTTCACGAATTTGAGCAGGTTTCTTAAGAAAGTGGTGACGGAGTTGCGCTACCAGTAA